From the genome of Amylibacter sp. IMCC11727:
GCCACATTCGCGACGATCAGGGCTGGATCAAAGAGCTGATTGACGAAGCCGACAACGAGCGTATGCACCTTATGACCTTTATCAAAATCGCAGAGCCATCCCGATTTGAGCGTTTGTTGATCATGGTGGCGCAGTTGATCTTTTATAATCTGTACTTCTTTCTCTATCTGTTTGCGCCGCGTGTGGCCCACCGCGTCGTAGGGTATTTGGAGGAGGAAGCGGTTGTCAGCTACACCAATTATTTGGCGGAAATCGATGCTGGACGACAAGAAAACGTGCCAGCGCCCGACATTGCCAAAGACTATTGGAACCTGCCCGATGATGCGCGTTTGCGCGACGTAGTGATCGTGGTACGCCAAGATGAAGCAGAGCACCGTGATACAAACCACAGGTTTGCCGATACCATTGCAGCGGGCAAACAAGCATAAAACCACAGACATTTAAATTGTGAAGGCCATCCAAATTGGGTGGCCTTTTGCGTTGCAGTTCTACGCCTGTTTTGTTTGAGTAGTTCCATGAAAAGATATCTCATTTTAACGGCCACGCTTTTGATGTTGGCGCACCCGAGTTTTGCGGCAAATCAGTTTGTTAGATGTGTTCAGGAGCAGTTGGTTGCGATGGGTCAAGACCCCGGCCCTATTGACGGATCCCTTGGAAAACGAACACGTGCCGCGCTTGCCAAAGCGATCAACGGACACCCAGACTTAGAAACCCTACCCCGAATGTCGAACACTTATGCAGTAACTTGGTGTCGAAAGCTTGGGCAACACAGTTCGGATCTGCTGAAATTTTACCCCTCAGAAACCAAAGCCGTCATCAATGCGGATGAACCGAATTTGGAAAAAAACGAAGCGCTGATGCAAAGCGCTTTTCTTGGCGTTGAGTTGGAAAAAGTACGTGATTGGTACTACCGAGCGCATAATGTTCGCTTGGCATCTCGTGTGGATTTGGCAGCGTCATCTTCAGGAAAACGCGTGGCTGCACGTGTTCGTAAAATGCAGGCCCAAGGTGGGCATGCCAAAGTTCCCACCAAAAACGTTTTGGCACGCTGTAAACAGAGCGAGATTGCCGCCTACGCAGATCAAAACTTTATCGTGGTTTGTTTTCAGAATGAAAAAACCTTTGATTTTGCATGGACCGAGAAGATCAAAGTTCGGCTCGGCTACACGCTCGCCCATGAGTATTTTCACAGTATTCAGTTTGAATACGCGGCAGCCAAGCAACTGATCGTATATCGAAAAGGCCAAAAACCACCGAGATCAAAAGTGCGCCCCTCTTGGATGGTGGAAGGATCCGCCGATTACATGGCAAACTTGTATATTACGGACACTTACAAACGATTTATCACACCTGACCGCATTTTCGAATATGGCAACAAACATGACCAAACCCTCAATAAGATTGCCCGAACAGACAGTCTGCGAGACCCTACTGATTATGAAGTGTCCTTCTTGGCCGTTCATCTATTGGGCGAACGATACGGCGTGGATGCGCTGTTGAAATATTGGGAAAATATTGGGTTGGGAATGACTCACAAGGCATCGTTTGAGGATGCTTTCAACATGACGCTCGACGCTTACGAAAAGAAGTTCGAGATCTTGCGCAAAGACAAAGATGCTGCATTTGCCTTTGCTGCTGGTTTTGGTTGACGATTACCGTCCTTCAAACTGCGCTTTGCGTTTTTCCAAAAATGCCATGACACCTTCTTTGAAATCGGATGTGCGCCCTGCTTTGCCTTGCAAATGCGCTTCGGTTTCGAGCTGTTCTGAAAGCGTTTGATCAACGCTGGCGCGCATGGCTTTTTTGATCAGGCGATAGCCTTCGGTCGGGCCATTGGCCAAATGCTGGGCGCGGGTTTGTACAACGGCCTTAAAGCTGGCATCTGGAACCGCTTCCCAAATCATACCCCATTCGGCGGCTTTGCTCGCGCTGACGGGTTCTGCAAAAAGGGCGGCGCCCATGGCCCGCGCCATGCCGATCTGGCGTGGCAGCCAATAGGTTCCCCCTGCATCAGGGATTAGACCAATGCGCGAAAACGCCTGAAGGAACGTTGCGCTTTCGGCGGCAATGACAACATCCGCGGCCAACGCGAGGTTCGCCCCTGCCCCTGCCGCTGTGCCGTTCACCGCCGCAATGGTTGGAATGCGGCAATCAAAGATCGCATGCAACATTGGCTCGTATTCGTCGCGCAAAGTGCCTTCTAAATCAATGTTGGCCACTTTCGCTGCATCGCCCAAATCCTGACCCGCACAAAATCCACGACCAGCCCCTGTTAACACCAAAACCCGTGCTTCGGACTCTGCCTTTTTAACGGCGTGCAACACTTCTGCACGCATTTGCGTGGTCAAACCGTTCAAAACATCAGGGCGATTCAGCGTGATCGTGGCCACATTGTCGGACAGATCATAAAGAAGGGTTTCATAGTCCATGGCAGGCTCCTATTTTTCTGATCGCAGTGTAAACGCACGCCCCAGATTGAAAAGCGAAATCATCGTTTCACTGGTCGAGCAATTTGGCCAATCGGTCCGCTTCTTGTTTGCTGAGCCCTTTGTCTTTTTCTTCGGGGCGCTGGCGACGACGAATATAGTAAAACGAGACCCAAGCACCGCCCAAAAACAGCAGTGGTCCTGCCAAGTACAGGATTGCGTTTTTGGCAGAAAACGGTGGCTTTAGCAGAACGTATTCCCCGTACCGCGCCACGATGAAATCACGAGCTTCGGCATTGCTATCACCAGCCACAAGGCGCTCACGCACCAAAAGCCGAAGATCGCGGGCAATATCGGCGTTTGAACTGTCGATGTTTTCGTTGCGACACACAAGGCAGCGCAATTCTTTGGACAATTCGCGCGCCCGTGCTTCGAGCATTGGATCATCCAAAACTTCGTCGGGCAACACTGCAAACACGGGCGTCGCCAAGAGACACAAAGACAAGATCAGTCCGCGAAACATCATTCGGCGGCCTGCAGGGATGCGTTTGATTTTGCACGGGTTGGCGCGGCCACACGATAACGTCGATCTGTCAGGCTGAGCGCGCCGCCAAGGGCCATAACGATACACCCGATCCAAATCCACGCCACAAACGGTTTGATATACGTATGGACGGCCCAGACCTCTCCGTTACGATCTTCCCCAAGGGAGATATACACATCCCGAAACAGAGTGCTGTGAATGGCGGCTTCGGTGGTGGGCATACGTTGAACGGGATAGAACCGTTTTTCTGGGGTCAGAACCCCAACTGCATTGCCGTTCTTTGACACAGAAATCGAACCAACTTGCGCAGTGTAATTCGGCCCTTTGGTGTTTTCGACCGCATTGAACACAAATTCATATTGCCCAAGCGTATAGCGATCCCCAATTGCAGCGGTGCGAATGTCTTCTTGTTCCCATGCGGTAATGGCGGCAATGCCAAACACCATAAACCCAAGGCCTGCATGGGCGACGGCTTTGCCCCAATCAGACCGCGGCAAGTTGCGCAGACGGCGCAAAACTTCGGGCAGTGACGCGGTGGTGTACCGCGCCCGGATCAACAGATCGAGGATCGCACCCATGACCAACCACGCCGCCAATGCCAGCCCAAATGGGGCCAACATACGCCCGCCTGTTTGCAAAGACCAAACCAAAACGCCAAGCGCAACAGACAGGGCCAGCGCCCCGCGCAAGTGTTTGATAGATTTACCCACATGCGCACGCTTCCACGGCAAGATCGCCCCAATGGGCAGCAGCATGCACAAAACCACCATAAACGGCGTAAAGGCAGCATCAAAAAACGGTGCCCCGACAGAGAGTTTTCGCCCCGAAATTAGTTCTGCAAGCAGGGGCCAGATCGTGCCAAAGAACACCACACCTGTGGCCACAACCAACAAAAGATTGTTAATCACCAATCCGCTTTCACGGCTGAAAAACGAAAACACTGCGCCGGTTTTCATCTGCCCTGCCCGCGCCGCATACAGCGTTAAGGCCCCGCCAATCGCCACCGTCAGAATGGCCAGAATGAACACACCGCGTTCTGGATCATTGGCAAAAGCATGCACCGAAGTGATGACGCCAGATCGCACGATGAATGTACCGATCAAGGAAAAGGAAAACGCAAGGATCGCGAGCAGAATGGTCCAGCTTTTCAGCGCATCGCGTTTTTCCACCACGATTGCAGAGTGCAACAGCGCCGCCGCGATGAGCCACGGCATAAAGCTAGCGTTTTCAACAGGGTCCCAGAACCACCAACCGCCCCAGCCAAGCTCGTAATAGGCCCACCAAGAACCAAGCCCGATCCCAATGCTGAGCGTGACCCATGCCAACAACGTCCATGGCCGCACCCACCGTGCCCATGCTACGTCTACCCGGCCTTCGATCAATGCGGCAACCGCAAAGGAAAACGACATCGAAAGGCCAACATAGCCTAGATACAAAAACGGCGGATGAAACGCGAGCCCAGGGTCCTGAAGCAGCGGGTTTAGATCGGCCCCATCAAGCGGTGGGTTCGCCAGCCGCAAGAAAGGATTAGAGGTGAAAATCAAAAACGCCAAAAACGCCGCAGATATCATCGACTGTACAGCCAAAACCCGTGCTTTCAGGGCCATTGGCAGGTTCTGCCCGAACAGTGCCACCAACGCGCCGTAGAACACCAAAATAAGGATCCATAGCAGCATGGACCCTTCGTGATTGCCCCAAACACCTGTCACTTTATACAGCATTGGCTTGGCCGAATGCGAATTTCCTGCCACCAAATTGAGCGAGAAATCCGATACCACAAAACTGTAGGTAAGCGCGGCAAAGCTGATGGCGATTAGGATGAATTGCGACA
Proteins encoded in this window:
- a CDS encoding heme lyase CcmF/NrfE family subunit produces the protein MIAEIGHLAVVLAFVIACVQSVIPLIGAQKNWAGWMRLGDGAAMSQFILIAISFAALTYSFVVSDFSLNLVAGNSHSAKPMLYKVTGVWGNHEGSMLLWILILVFYGALVALFGQNLPMALKARVLAVQSMISAAFLAFLIFTSNPFLRLANPPLDGADLNPLLQDPGLAFHPPFLYLGYVGLSMSFSFAVAALIEGRVDVAWARWVRPWTLLAWVTLSIGIGLGSWWAYYELGWGGWWFWDPVENASFMPWLIAAALLHSAIVVEKRDALKSWTILLAILAFSFSLIGTFIVRSGVITSVHAFANDPERGVFILAILTVAIGGALTLYAARAGQMKTGAVFSFFSRESGLVINNLLLVVATGVVFFGTIWPLLAELISGRKLSVGAPFFDAAFTPFMVVLCMLLPIGAILPWKRAHVGKSIKHLRGALALSVALGVLVWSLQTGGRMLAPFGLALAAWLVMGAILDLLIRARYTTASLPEVLRRLRNLPRSDWGKAVAHAGLGFMVFGIAAITAWEQEDIRTAAIGDRYTLGQYEFVFNAVENTKGPNYTAQVGSISVSKNGNAVGVLTPEKRFYPVQRMPTTEAAIHSTLFRDVYISLGEDRNGEVWAVHTYIKPFVAWIWIGCIVMALGGALSLTDRRYRVAAPTRAKSNASLQAAE
- a CDS encoding cytochrome c-type biogenesis protein CcmH, giving the protein MFRGLILSLCLLATPVFAVLPDEVLDDPMLEARARELSKELRCLVCRNENIDSSNADIARDLRLLVRERLVAGDSNAEARDFIVARYGEYVLLKPPFSAKNAILYLAGPLLFLGGAWVSFYYIRRRQRPEEKDKGLSKQEADRLAKLLDQ
- a CDS encoding alternative oxidase, whose amino-acid sequence is MMTEPKTPEIEADHLTAHHVPQDFRDRLAFRIVKFMRIFADAFFSNRYGHRAVVLETVAAVPGMVGGLLQHLKAIRHIRDDQGWIKELIDEADNERMHLMTFIKIAEPSRFERLLIMVAQLIFYNLYFFLYLFAPRVAHRVVGYLEEEAVVSYTNYLAEIDAGRQENVPAPDIAKDYWNLPDDARLRDVVIVVRQDEAEHRDTNHRFADTIAAGKQA
- a CDS encoding enoyl-CoA hydratase-related protein, which produces MDYETLLYDLSDNVATITLNRPDVLNGLTTQMRAEVLHAVKKAESEARVLVLTGAGRGFCAGQDLGDAAKVANIDLEGTLRDEYEPMLHAIFDCRIPTIAAVNGTAAGAGANLALAADVVIAAESATFLQAFSRIGLIPDAGGTYWLPRQIGMARAMGAALFAEPVSASKAAEWGMIWEAVPDASFKAVVQTRAQHLANGPTEGYRLIKKAMRASVDQTLSEQLETEAHLQGKAGRTSDFKEGVMAFLEKRKAQFEGR